The following is a genomic window from Methanoplanus sp. FWC-SCC4.
AGTGTGACAATACAGAGGTGAATGCGAAGAAAGGCGACTCTGTCCTCCTGCCAAAAGGGGTGCTCCAGTCTGCAACTGCTCTGGGGGATGAAGAGCTCCGTTACATCAGTGTGGTTGATCCGGTCTTTACTCCGGAAGCTGAAATCAAGGGGGAAAGTCTCTTTGCCCTTAACATGACAACAGACGAAGTTCCGGTAATTATCCCTGATCCCAAAAAAGGCATTGAGTGGGATATCGGTTCTGATATGATGATCTACTCCGTTTTAAATCCCGTGCTGATGCCTGAGATGAATGCCCCTGTTGAATACAGTGTCGCCTACGCCGAGCTTTTACCGGGGGGTTTTGCTCAAGATAACTATCTGAACGGTTCATCAGAGTTGATCTGTGTTATTGAGGGAGAGATTTTGGTTTATACCCCTAATGGAAACTCAATATCGGTCACTGCCGGCAATGCCGCATATATACCTCCAAATCAGATCAAGGGTTACAGGAATGTTGCGGATTCGGTATCAACCATCATGAGTTTTGTTGATCCGGCATGGACTCCTGAGAATACTTTCACACCGGAAAATTAATTTTCCCTCCTTTTTGCAATAAAAGAATATTCAAAAAATCCATTTTTGTTTGAAATGTTTTGAAAAAAACGTGCATGATATTTATCTTTCAGGCAATTGTCTTATGATAATTTACATATTGATTCCATTAAAAATTATTTTTCTAAATTCCTGTCAATTCTGGCTGGATGAATAAATCAGCGGTTCAATGCCGTGCATAAAATTAAGCCGGTTATTGTCTCATTGCATCCCTGGCGGGGCTTAAATCTCCCTTGTCATCAGAGGTGAGAAAAATGTTGTCAGATATGGTGATTGTACCGACACTGCCTGCTGTGGATCTTGCGCGTGCACGTGAATTCTATGAAAAGAAGCTGGGATTAAAAGTTTCTAAGTCCGGTTCAGAAGATATCTTCTTTGAGTGCGGAAAAGATTCGATCCTTTATATTTACAAACATGGGGCGACGAAAGCGGATCATACTGCAGCGGGGTTTGTTGTGACTGATATCGAAGCGGAAATGAAAAGTCTCAGGGAAAAAAGGTATTGTTTTCGATGAGTATGATCTTCCTGACTTTAAAACCGTGAACGGGATTGTTACCGGGGAAGGCGGTGAGAGGACTGCCTGGTTTAAGGATTCCGAGGGGAATATTCTCGCACTGCACCAGATGGGTATGTAAGGGTCTGAAGATCTCTTTTTCTTTTTTTCATTATGAGCGATTAGAATCAGTTTTTTGATAAAATCATCTTGAAATTGGGTTTTGTTTCTCTGTTACCCGGCATTTAATCATTCCCTGCCCGGCAGGGTGGTTATCTGCAGGATGCCTCCTGCATAAATTTATCTTTGTTAATCTCCCTCAATCTTCCATGGGGCTGAAAGCAATTTTTCTAAACTGCACTCTGAAATATTCTCCCGAGGTTTCAAACACAAGGGCGCTTATTGACAAGGCAGTTGAACTATTTGGGGAACTTGGCATTGAAAGTGAGGTTGTCAGGGTAAATGATTACAGAATCAGGTTCGGTACATCATCTGATATGGGTGAAGGTGATGAATGGCCGCAGATTTATGAAAAGATAAAAAATTCGGACATCATCGTAATAGGATCACCAATCTGGTTTGGCGTCAGATCAAGTATTGCACAGCTTGTAATGGAAAGGCTTGACGGTTCGTATGCAGACGGAGACTCAGTCACCGGTCAGTACCACCTCTATGGTAAAACTGCCGGGGTTATCATCACCGGCAATGAGGACGGGGCACATGATGTTGCGGCAAACACACTTTTTAACCTGACTCATCTCGGGTGCGTAATACCACCGAATGCAGACTGTTACTGGGTGGGGGATGCAGGCCCCGGGCCGAGTTACATTGAGGCGGGAGGGGACAAACACCTGTACACAAACCGGACTGTCAGGTATATGGTAAACAATCTTGCATGGATGGCTGGTCTTTTAAAGCAGAACAAAAATCCTGTAAACCTGAAAAAAATTGATGAAGATGCACGTAAGGTGAGCCGATAATATCCTGATTCACTTTCACACCCCGCGGAAATATTTTATCCAATCCGATACATCAACAATTAAAACACAGCAGGAAAATCCTGCAAAAATAATCCGTTGGTGAAATTATATGGGAGAGATGAAATCAAAAACCTGCCAGAGCTGCGGAATGCCGATGGCGAAGGATGAGGACTTCGGGACTGAAAAGGACGGTTCCAAATCCAAAGAATACTGTACATATTGCTACCAAAAAGGCATATTCACGGAACAGGATGTCACAATTGATGAGATGGCAAAAAAAGGCGGTGCGGTTATGTCACATATGTTTGAAATTCCGATGGAAAACGCAGTAAAATTCTCAAAAGAACAGCTATCATGCCTTGAGAGATGGGCAGGAAGGGCAATATTATTCTGTGAGAGCTGCGGGATGCCGATGAAGAAAGACGAGGACTTCGGAAGAGAAAAGGACGGCTCAAAGAGCAGAAAATACTGCATATTCTGTTATCAAAACGGAGCCTTCACAGAACCGGACCTCACAAAAGAGGAAGCCGTTTTAAAGTACGCACCGATGATGGCCAGGCACCTGAACATGCCTCTTGAAAAGGCAAAGCTGATGGTGGGAAGTTATCTCTCCACACTTGGACGGTGGCAGGAATAACAGAATTCGGTGGCAACTAAAAAATTTGTGGGATAAAATCAATAATTATAGGTATAACTCTTTTTTAGGGTTCTATGTGGTGAATAAATACTTGTCTGCATACAGCATTAAAAAATATTAAAGCTTAAAAATTAAAATTTCTGATTTATGCACCGTTATTATGCAGATTCCTGATTTCGCCTGCAACAAAAGATGCTATTTCATCCCTGTCTTTTTCAGCATCAATAATGACAAACCTGTCCGGTTCTTCAGCTGCAAGTTTAAGATATGCACTCTGAACCCCTTTCAATGTTTCAAGACGCTCAAAGTGTTCGTTACCTTCTCTCTCATTTTTAATTCTCTGAATGGATATCTCAGGATCAATCACCAGGAGAAATGTCTTGTCAGGCCTGACTGTCCATTCATTGTGAACAAGTCTGAGCCACCCGACAGGATCAATAAGGTGGTTTTTCAGTGTCACCGACTGGTAGGCATACCTTGAATCAGTGTATCTGTCAGAGATGATGGTGAGGTTTTTGGAAAGTCCCGGACGGATCACTACGTCAAGATGGGCAGCGTGGTCAGCCACAAAAAGCAGGGCTTCTGCAACCGGGTCAATCTCCTCTGCAATTCCGCGCCGGACCTGTTCTCCAATCCATGTGGCCCCCGGTTCTCTTGTGAAAACCGGATTTATATCCTTTAGTTCATTCTTCAGGTTTTCAATAAGGGTGGACTTTCCGCTCCCGTCAATGCCCTCTATTGTAATCAGCATATTTTACCTTCCCTCAAAATGCTGACCGGCACATTTCCCTTGTGAACGGCAGTTGCAATTATTGCCCCGTCGTAACCGGCAGAAGAGAGTATTAAAAGATCTTCTGTGGATGCGACCCCTCCTCCGTACAGCAGTTCTTTTGGATAAGCGCTCCTGAGTGCATCAATGTCAAGACCCCCCATCCTGTCCTCGGTCCCGACACTTGAGAGATTCATCACAATGCCGCCCTTAAAACCCCAGTCTGCTGCTTTTTTAAATGCCAAAACAGGATCGGATCTGTCCGGAAAAACCCTTCCGTCTTTTATTACCACACTGAAATAATCAAAGGGGTAATCCTTCTGGTTGCCTGCGCATGTCTCGGTGCTTATGACATTTTTAATCCACGGGAGTGAAAGTGCATCCGAGGGTTTCTTCGCGCCGCGGTTGAGTATCGAGACTTCGGCCAGACCCTCACATTTTATTATTGCATCATTATTATCTCCAAAACCTTCAATTCTGTCAAGATCTGCAAGATAAACATTTTTTGCACCCATCTCTCTTATGTATTCATCGGGAATTGTTGACGAGGCAATACCCCAGTCCAGAGGCTTATATCCGTTTCTCTGCCCTTTGTATCCATGAACCACATTTCCTTTCAGAATATCAACCGCTAATATAATTTTCATGTCAGGTACCTGATGAATAATTTATTGTTTAATATTATGAGGCAATAACTGATAAAATATGGATTTGTGAGGTACTTTCCTGTGCGTATTTCAAATTTTTTTTAGTTTATGGATATGGCGGCAATACTGAAAATTTAAGCCGCAAAACTCTTTAAATATTCAATATTTTACAGGTGTGATTACTTTTTGGCATGACCCTTTTTCCGTGCATATATAAGAATCACTAATTATGTGAAATGATAAAAATTAACTATGGATTTGTTAGTTAGTCCCGCAAGCGTTGAAGAGGCAGGATCTGCGCTTTCTGCGGACATAATTGATGTAAAAAAGCCCTCGGAAGGTTCTTTAGGTGCAAATTTTCCCTGGGTCATTTCTGAAATAAAAAGCATGACCAATAAGCCTGTAAGCGCCGCAATCGGTGATTACAGCTTCCTCCCGGGAAGTGCATCACAGGGGGCATTCGGTGCAGCATGCGCAGGTGCGGATTACGTGAAAGTCGGCCTTATGTTTGACGGAGACGAGCGTGCCCTTGAATTTATCAAATGTGTCACAAAAGCTGTAAAATGGAGATTCCCTGAAAAGACAGTTGTAATCGCAACATATGCGGATTACTCTCGCGTTGACTCCATCTCTCCTTTTGATATGGCTCCCCTTGCAGCAAAGGCCGGCGCTGACGTTGCAATGATTGATACAGCCGTAAAAGACGGAAAAGGCCTTTACGACTTCCTTCCTGAAGATGAACTCATCAGATTCACAAATAAAAACCGCGAACTTGGTTTAAAGACCGCGCTTGCAGGTTCCCTTAAGTTTGAAGACCTCGAATCACTCAAAAGGATTAATCCTGAGATAATTGGTGTTCGTGGTATGGTTTGCGGCGGGGATCGCAGTGCTGTCATAAAAGAAGAGCTCGTGGAAAAAGCTATGATGATGGTCAGGTGAATTTGTATTATGTATCTTGAAAAGCTGAACATGCAGACCGGATATACATTCGATGATGTTCTGCTTGTACCTGCAGCATCTTATGTTGAACCGAGTGAGGCTGATGTCCGTTCACGTTTTACAAGGAGCATTGATCTTTCAATACCTCTTGTATCATCCGCAATGGACACTGTCACAGAATCCGGTATGGCAATAGCTCTTGCCCGTTCCGGAAGCATTGGTGTCATACACCGTAACCTGACTCCCGAGCGCGAAGTTGAGGAAGTCAGGATTGTAAAGCAGGCTGAAGACTTTGTGGAAAGAGAAGTTCTGACTGTTGACGGCACTGCAACAGTTTCCGAAGTCGATGCAATGATGCGTGAGTATAACATCGGCGGTGTTCCTGTAATGGAGAATGACAGGATTATCGGAATTGTTTCCCGTCGTGATCTCAGGGGAATTGTTGCAACCCGTGCAGGTGAGAATGTCAAGAAAGTAATGACAAAAAGTCCCATCACTGTCGGTGATGACATCGAACTCGAAGATGCCCTTGAAGTAATGTATGCAAACAAGGTTGAGCGTCTTCCGGTTGTAAAGGATGAAAATGAGCTCCTTGGCATTATAACAATGCAGGATCTTCTTGAAAGAAGACAGTACCCAAAGGCAAACCGCGACAAAAACGGAAACCTGAGGGTTGCGGCAGCAGTAGGTCCCTTCGACATTGAACGTGCAATGCTACTTGATGAGGCAGGCGCTGATGCGCTTGTTGCAGACTGTGCGCACGGGCACAACATGAATGTTGTAAAGGCCATAAAAGAGATGAAGGAGAGTGTCGATGCCGATGTCATTGCTGGAAATATTGCGACAAAAGAGGCTGCACAGGAACTTGCAGGGTATGTTGACGGGTTAAAGGTCGGTATAGGGCCCGGTTCAATATGCACGACAAGGGTTGTTGCAGGAGTCGGTGTCCCGCAGGTAACGGCAGTCTGTTCTGTTGCAGAGGTTGCATCCGATTATGATAATGTGCCTGTTGTTGCAGACGGAGGAATTAGATACAGTGGTGATATTGCAAAGGCAATAGCGGCAGGTGCCGACTGTGTTATGCTCGGAAGTCTCTTTGCAGGAACTGATGAGGCTCCAGGACGCATAATAGCAATAAAGGGACGCAGGTACAAGCAGTACCGTGGAATGGGTTCACTTGGTGTCATGACCAGCGGCCAGTCCAGTGATCGTTATTTCCAGAAGAAAGGAATCGGGCAGACAAAGTTTGTTCCTGAGGGAATTGAGGGTGCAACACCATATGTCGGTGCTGTTTCCGATATTATCTATCAGCTTGTGGGAGGTCTTAAATCTGCCATGGGTTACACAGGCTCTGCAACAATAAATGATTTGAAAACGAATGGCAAATTTATCCGGATCACTTCCGCCGGTCAGGTAGAGAGCCATCCGCATGATATATTAATAACAGATGAGGCCCCGAATTACCGGGTGTCCAATTCCTAATTTTTATATATTGAATATACTAACTTTAAGTGTATATATGATTGAGGGTGATGATGTATCCCGCATCCTCGATATTCTTGGAAATAAAAACAGAAGGAGAATTTTGCAATTATTAAGGCAAAAACCCTGTTTTGTTACAGAAATATCTGAGAGACTTACTATAAGTCCTAAAGCTGTTATAGAGCATCTTCAGTTTATGGAACGCGAAGAGATACTAAAATCCCGTGGTGATATCAACCGCCGGAAGTACTACTATATTTTCAGGGATTTCAGTGTCATGATTGATGCAGGTGATTCCCGTTTTGGATTATTAAGCAACGATTTGCGTGAATCCGGGAGGCGGGAGTGTACTATCCATAGATTAAAGATGATACGAAACATGGTATTGTCAAGGGAGAATCTTATTTCAGATCTTGAGTATCTTGAGAGAGATATAAATAAAAAAATCAGTGATTTGAGTGCTTCCTGCAAAGACATATTACCCAGTGAAACAGAGGTAAATTTAGTACTTGCATTGTCAAACTATGAGATGAGTATAAAGGATATTGAAGAATTCATCCTTATTCCTGAAGATGAAGTCAGAATTATTCTGAATAATCTTATAAAGAAGGGAATTGTTGAGCGCAAAGATGACCTGTACAGGGTGTGTGATATATTTGACGAATGAACCAAACGATGATGTTTTCAGAAATCTTGCAAAAGTGATGGAGGATATAATAACCGGTCTTCATATTGATGAAAATGCACGTTTTATAGGATGTACAATAATTTCAGGTCCGGGCGGGGACCCCCGGATTTTTCAGACTGATGAACAGGATGAAGGTCATGAGGAGCCTGAATATGAGATAATTGACGGGTCTGATAAATTATATGTAACTCTGGAGCTTCCTCCGGATTTGGATGATATTCCCGGTGCTGATATTCAGCCGGATATGATAAGGGTGAGTATTGATGATATGGATATTGATATTCCTCTCCCAAGCACTGTTGACACCGGTAAAAGTTTTTACAATGTAAATAACGGTGTTCTGGATATAATTTGTGAAAAAATTTTATAATTCATAATAATTTTAATAATTTTTTGCCCTGACGGGCCGATTTTAGTATTAGGCGGTAGAATACTGAAATTATGTTTACTGTTATTGAAATTTACAATAATTGCTCGTTTGATTCATCTTTCAGATCTGAATTTGGATATTCATGCTACATTAAAGAAGCCGGGCTTTTGTTTGATACGGGTGGAAACGGGGACATACTGCTCAAAAATCTCGAAGCTGCCGGTATCGGACCTGAGGATATTGAAAGGCTCGTAATATCTCATGATCACTGGGATCATACCGGGGGTCTGAAAGTCTTTTTTGAAAAGAATAAATATGTAGATGCGTATTTTTTAAATGATTTTTCAGAAGGTCTGCTTGAAGCGGGGAGAAAAAATTCCAGTTTGAACATTATCCGTGGGTGGACTGAAATCTATCCTGACATTTTTCTGACCGGTTCTCTTGGGGATGATATTAAGGAGCAGTCTCTGGCAATAAGATCAGATAGTGGTTATTTTGTTATTGCAGGGTGCTCGCATCCGCATATCTGTAATATTTTATCATTCATAAGAAAATTCGGAGAGGTAAAAGGAGTGATTGGCGGTCTTCATGACGTTTCGGATGATGACTTAAGGTCTCTTTCCGGTATTGATTACATTGCCGTGTCGCACTGTACAAAAAGAATTTCTGAGATTGAAGAAATGTACGGGCCCTGTTTTAAAAAATCAGGTGTCGGTTTTGTACACCGGATTTAATTTCGTATAAATTTATTTTAATCAGGTCACGTTTTGATATCCGGATAACAATACCAAGTGATTTAATTCAATAAATATTAACAGAGTAATGGATTTTTAATGCAATCGACTATTGGGTTTAAAGAGAGAAGATATATTGAAGAACTTCGGATTATTACCAAATCAACAGCTCTTGATTGTGTTATTGATGATGCGTATGACAGAGTAATTTATGTTATAAAAAAAGGTGATATGGGTTTTGCAATAGGCAAAAACGGAGATAATATAAGAAAACTTCAGAGAATCCTGGGAAAAAGAACCGAGATGGTTGAGGAAAGTTCTGAAATTTATGAATTTATTGGAAATATTCTCAAACCCGCGAAAATATGTGAGATCTGTTGTGATGAGGAGTCCGGACGTCTCAATATTTATGTAGGTGACAGATCAGATCTTGGTATCGCTATCGGCAAGGGTGGCTGCAATGTCGAGAAGGCAAGGATTCTTGTTCAGAGATATTTTGGAAAGGAAATTGGAGAAATTTTTTTACATGAAGGTGGTGAAAAATTATGAATACGTGTGTTTTTGAAGAACTTTGGAATGTAATATGTGACCGGATGGAAAATCCTCCTGAAAAGAGTTATGTTGTTGATATTTTAACCCACAGGAAAGGTATTGATAAGGCTCTTGAAAAGGTTGGTGAAGAGTCTACGGAATTTATCATTGCTGCAAAGAATGATGATTATGATCAGAAAGTGTACGAAGCAGCAGATCTGATTTTTCATCTTATGCTTGCGCTTAAGGGATGCAATGTCAACTTTTCCGATGTAATTGCAGAGCTTGAGAGAAGAAGAAATTAAAATAAATCTGAAAAATTCTTTTTTTAGAACATCTGTCAGTGATGTTGGCGGATATTTTTTACAGATATTCATGAAATATTACTGAGAATTACTATAATCCCAATTTTTACTGAATCAATAAGATCAAAGGTTTGTTCTTCCGATTTATTTTTTCATTTCTTTGAATATTTCTTTCAATTTCAGATAGCTATCGCTCTTTGATCAATGTCCATAAATTGTTCTCATTTGATAGAGATTAAAACAAAATGCTGAAAACATATTTTTCACCCGCACTCTTTTCAAATCGGTTACTTTTACACTGCCTGATCCAAAAACTGATTTAATCACAGCAAATGGTCTTTCCCCTTTGGATCTTTTCCTGCTGATTCTATTATTACGAAGTTTGTCTCTGATACCTATTGGATGGTCTCTTGCTCCTCTCAACATTGTGGCATTGTATCCTTTGCATTCAGCTCCCTGATAGCCTCTGTCCCGGTAAACAACTTCATCAATATCAGATAAATCAATCTGACTGTCGTGTAGAGATGCAGTAGTAGTACAAATCCTTCGAATCAGATCATAATCACTGTCAATAATTACGTGCAGCTTATATCCAAAGTAAGATTTCCCTCCTTTCTTTGTCCATGTACCGTCCTTACTTCTTCTGGTCTTTGCTTCTTTTCCTCTTGGAGTATCAACTCTTGTATGTCCGGGATCTGAGTGAATAAATGTTGCATCCTGAATCATACCTTTTCTAATTGAAAGACCTTTAAGATCCAGTTGTCGCTGTAATTCATTCCAAATTAGAGAATCTTTTCCGGATTTGGATAGTCTTTCACGAAAAAGCCAGATAGTAGAACGATCAGGTATCTTTAAGGGATAACCCAAAAATTGTCTGAAAGAAATCCTGTCATTAGCCTGTCTTTCAAGTTCAGGATCAGAGAGACCGTGCCATTGCTGAAGGACGAGCATCTTAATCATCAGAACCTCATCCAGATTTGGACGGCCTCCAATTTCAGTTTGGTTTGTATATAGTTCTTTGATGATAGGGCGGAATTGTTCCCAGTCAATCATCTTTTCAACTTCACCCAATCGATCTCCCAATTCAGCAATATGCTCATATTCACTTTTTATTGCAAAATTAGTGAAATTACTCATGAATTAAAGATCGATCTGGGAAAATAAAGTACTTGTGGTTGAGGGGGGTTTATAGAAATCCTCTACTTTTTTTAAAATCCTGAAACTTTGTTCAGGAACCCCTCTCCCCGCATCAGGTTTTGCGCGTATGATCAATCTCCATCAAAATACCGGCAATATGACGTTATTTTTTCAGCGACCCCCCTTTTGTTGAACCCATGAGCCCTGTTTTTTGCCAACCTTTATATGTCACGGAAGACCACTTTGTAAGGCCGAAGTATTCCGGATACAAAGCACGCAACGAAGCGTGATTTGAAATCGCGGGGAATATCTACGGAGAAAAAAGATGTGTGGATTAATATGCTAAGCATGTTTGTTCCCGTCTTTCTCTGAGAACGAAACAACAGGGTTTATATGTGAATAAATCCCATATTGTTATCTCGATTCTTTAATGGAGAGCCAAAACCACTCGGATGGGAGTGTTGGTTCTGACGTTGGCATTGGCAATGCGGAAATTTGTTTAATAACCGCTAATTCCTTTTGTGAATGAAATTACAAAAATAACGATAGTGTGCCGAAGTGAAACGTATCTTCAAAATTAATTCTGGTTGATCCTGCCAGAGGTCACTGCTATCGGGGTTCGATTAAGCCATGCGAGTTGAGAGGGTTAAGACCCTCGGCGGACTGCTCAGTAACACGTGGATAACCTGCCCTAAGGTGGAGGATAACCCCGGGAAACTGGGGATAATACTCCATAGGTCAGAGATACTGGAATGTTCTTTGACCGAAAGTTCCGGCGCCTTAGGATGGATCTGCGGCCGATTAGGTAGTTGTTGGGGTAGTGGCCCAACAAGCCTGTAATCGGTACGGGTTGTGGGAGCAAGAGCCCGGAGATGGAATCTGAGACACGATTCCAGGCCCTACGGGGCGCAGCAGGCGCGAAAACTTTACAATGCAGGAAACTGTGATAAGGGAACCCCGAGTGCCCGTATACGCGGGCTGTCCAGGTGTTTAAAATGCATCTGAAGAAAGGGCCGGGCAAGACCGGTGCCAGCCGCCGCGGTAATACCGGCGGCTCGAGTGGTGACCGCTTTTATTGGGCTTAAAGCGTTCGTAGCTTGACCTTTAAGTCTCTTGGGAAATCCGCCGGCTCAACCGGCGGGCGTCTAAGAGATACTGTTGGTCTAGGGATCGGGAGAGGTGAGAGGTACTCCGGGGGTAGAAGTGAAATTCTGTAATCCCCGGGGGACCACCGATGGCGAAGGCATCTCACCAGAACGACTCCGACAGTGAGGAACGAAAGCTGGGGGAGCGAACCGGATTAGATACCCGGGTAGTCCCAGCCGTAAACGATGTGCGTTAGGTGTACTGGTGACCACGAGTCACTGGGGTGCCGAAGGGAAACCGTGAAACGTACCGCCTGGGAAGTACGGTCGCAAGGCTGAAACTTAAAGGAATTGGCGGGGGAGCACCACAACGGGTGGAGCCTGCGGTTTAATTGGACTCAACGCCGGGAAGCTCACCAGATAGGACAGCGGAATGATAGCCGGGCTGAAGACCTTGCTTGACCAGCTGAGAGGAGGTGCATGGCCGTCGTCAGTTCGTACTGTGAAGCATCCTGTTTAGTCAGGCAACGAGCGAGACCCACGCCAACAGTTGCCAGCATATTCTCCGGAATGATGGGGACACTGTTGGGACCGCCTCTGCTAAAGAGGAGGAAGGAATGGGCAACGGTAGGTCAGCATGCCCCGAATTATCTGGGCTACACGCGGGCTACAATGGTCAGGACAATGGGTAACGGCGCTGAAAAGCGTAGTTAATCTCCTAAACCTGCCCTAAGTTCGGATTGTGGGCTGCAACTCGCCCACATGAAGCTGGAATCCGTAGTAATCGCGTTTCAAAATAGCGCGGTGAATACGTCCCTGCTCCTTGCACACACCGCCCGTCAAACCACCCGAGTGAGGTTTGGATGAGGCTGTGGTTTTTGCCGCAGTCGAATCTAGGTTTCGCAAGGGGGGTTAAGTCGTAACAAGGTAGCCGTAGGGGAATCTGCGGCTGGATCACCTCCTAATGAAATCCAAGAGGATGTGAATAGCGGTTATTAAACAAACTGTAAAATTGCCAATGTCAATATGAATATAAGAGAAAGTCGGGCTCATAGCTCAGCTGGAAGAGCGCGGCGTTTGCAACGCCGAGGCCAGGGGTTCAAATCCCCTTGGGTCCACTTAAAAACGAGTTACTTTCGGTAACTGGTTTTTACCGATGCACCCGGAAATGTGAATTACCGGGGAAGGACTGAGAGTCATTTACGGCGACGCAAGTGACTCTGTGATGTCATGTATAGGACGTATACACAAGACGTTAAATGGATTTTAGCGGTTAAACCGATAATGCTGAATTACATTTAGCCTGCCAGTGAATGGCTCGGTTCGAGTGCCGATGAAGGGCGTGCCAAGCTGCGATAAGCTCCGGGAAGACGCAAGGAGTCTATGATCCGGAGATCCCCGAATGGGACATCCTGCTTCCTTTTAGGAAGCGATCCTTTTGGATCGGCAACCTCCCGAATTGAAACATCTTAGTAGGGAGAGGAAGAGAAATCAATCGAGATGTCGTTATTAAAGGCGATCGAAAGCGACAGAGTTCAAACTGAATCCCGTTCGCGGGAGATGTGGTGTTGAAGGCTCACCGTTCGGGCATTAGATTCGAAGTGGAATTTGTTCTGGAACGTCAAACCAAAGAGGGTGACAGTCCCGTACACGTATGTTTCTTTTGTCCTGGTGATGTCCTGAGTATCGTGGGTTGGAAATCTCGCGAGAATCTGGGGGTCATCAACCTCCAAAACTAAATACTCCTCGAAACCGATAGCGCAATAGTAGCGTGAGCGAAAGCTGAAAAGTAACCCTGGAAAGGTGGTGAATAAGTGCCTGAAACTGGTAGGTGATAGTGTGTTATGGCGTGAAAGGATCTTTGTATCGAAAGAATCAGTCGTGAGGCTGTAGTATGGGATACATTGCCGGCGTCATAACTTACGTTTTGAAGAACGGGCCAGAGAGTTTATTCTATTGGCGAGGTTAACCTTACGGGAAGCCGAAGCGAAAGCGACATGTCCGTAGTTTTTACATGGGACGGCGTATTAAAAGTGCGTGGAGTCGATAGGATAAGACCCGAAGCCCAGTGATCTATGCGTGGGCAGGCTGAAGGGTGACGAAAGTTGCGTGGAGGGCCGAAGCGGTATTGATATGCAAATCATTCGTGTGACCTGCGTATAGGGGTGAAAGGCCAATCGAACTGGGCATCCGCTGGTTCCTCTCGAAACATGCCGTAGCATGACCTGAGCAGAGGTAGATGGTGAGGTAGAGCACTGATTGTGGGAGTTGGGGGAGAAATCCCTTACCCTGCTGTCAAACTCCGAATTCCCCATCGCCGTAGAAGCTTGGAAGTCCGCACTACGGGGTAAGCTTGTAGTGCGTAAGGGAGACAACCCAGACCGTGGTTAATGTCCCTCAGTGTAGGTTAAGTGTAAACACTAAATGATGTCCTAGGTCAAAGACAACTGGAAGGTCAGCTTAGAAGCAGCTATCCTTCAAAAAGTGCGTAACA
Proteins encoded in this region:
- a CDS encoding VOC family protein, which produces MNGIVTGEGGERTAWFKDSEGNILALHQMGM
- a CDS encoding zinc ribbon domain-containing protein, giving the protein MGEMKSKTCQSCGMPMAKDEDFGTEKDGSKSKEYCTYCYQKGIFTEQDVTIDEMAKKGGAVMSHMFEIPMENAVKFSKEQLSCLERWAGRAILFCESCGMPMKKDEDFGREKDGSKSRKYCIFCYQNGAFTEPDLTKEEAVLKYAPMMARHLNMPLEKAKLMVGSYLSTLGRWQE
- a CDS encoding VOC family protein is translated as MLSDMVIVPTLPAVDLARAREFYEKKLGLKVSKSGSEDIFFECGKDSILYIYKHGATKADHTAAGFVVTDIEAEMKSLREKRYCFR
- a CDS encoding (5-formylfuran-3-yl)methyl phosphate synthase, coding for MDLLVSPASVEEAGSALSADIIDVKKPSEGSLGANFPWVISEIKSMTNKPVSAAIGDYSFLPGSASQGAFGAACAGADYVKVGLMFDGDERALEFIKCVTKAVKWRFPEKTVVIATYADYSRVDSISPFDMAPLAAKAGADVAMIDTAVKDGKGLYDFLPEDELIRFTNKNRELGLKTALAGSLKFEDLESLKRINPEIIGVRGMVCGGDRSAVIKEELVEKAMMMVR
- a CDS encoding cupin domain-containing protein, encoding MYKTLSVILILICISAGCITQNPGQTGPVDDQGINQETYPETDNQTGQEIYLITREAGSSIFDGSVAFDELTGISDPGIETGYSLGYATISAGNATSPHRLADRTEFISVVAGEALIKCDNTEVNAKKGDSVLLPKGVLQSATALGDEELRYISVVDPVFTPEAEIKGESLFALNMTTDEVPVIIPDPKKGIEWDIGSDMMIYSVLNPVLMPEMNAPVEYSVAYAELLPGGFAQDNYLNGSSELICVIEGEILVYTPNGNSISVTAGNAAYIPPNQIKGYRNVADSVSTIMSFVDPAWTPENTFTPEN
- a CDS encoding flavodoxin family protein; translated protein: MGLKAIFLNCTLKYSPEVSNTRALIDKAVELFGELGIESEVVRVNDYRIRFGTSSDMGEGDEWPQIYEKIKNSDIIVIGSPIWFGVRSSIAQLVMERLDGSYADGDSVTGQYHLYGKTAGVIITGNEDGAHDVAANTLFNLTHLGCVIPPNADCYWVGDAGPGPSYIEAGGDKHLYTNRTVRYMVNNLAWMAGLLKQNKNPVNLKKIDEDARKVSR
- a CDS encoding HisA/HisF-related TIM barrel protein; its protein translation is MKIILAVDILKGNVVHGYKGQRNGYKPLDWGIASSTIPDEYIREMGAKNVYLADLDRIEGFGDNNDAIIKCEGLAEVSILNRGAKKPSDALSLPWIKNVISTETCAGNQKDYPFDYFSVVIKDGRVFPDRSDPVLAFKKAADWGFKGGIVMNLSSVGTEDRMGGLDIDALRSAYPKELLYGGGVASTEDLLILSSAGYDGAIIATAVHKGNVPVSILREGKIC
- the tmk gene encoding dTMP kinase, with protein sequence MLITIEGIDGSGKSTLIENLKNELKDINPVFTREPGATWIGEQVRRGIAEEIDPVAEALLFVADHAAHLDVVIRPGLSKNLTIISDRYTDSRYAYQSVTLKNHLIDPVGWLRLVHNEWTVRPDKTFLLVIDPEISIQRIKNEREGNEHFERLETLKGVQSAYLKLAAEEPDRFVIIDAEKDRDEIASFVAGEIRNLHNNGA